The sequence below is a genomic window from Terriglobia bacterium.
CCACCGGCCTCGGTGGCGACATCCGCTGGCCCAACGATCTGCTGGTGAATGGCAAAAAAGTTTGCGGAATTCTCACGGAGATGAGGGCTGAAGTTGACCGCCTTCACATGGTGGTACTGGGCATCGGCATCAATGTGAATCAGAGCTCGATGCCGGAAGAGCTTCGGGAAATCGCGACATCGCTCGCGCTTGAAGGGGGGCGCCACTACTCGCGGCTGCACATCCTGGTGGAATTGCTTCGCGACGTCGAACGTTACTATCATATGCTTTTGAATGAAGGCAACCCGGCCATTGTTCGGGAGTGGTCGGCGGCCTCGAGCTATGCCGATGGAAAGCGCGTCCGCGTGAACGCCGGCGGGTGTGAATATTCCGGCGTCACTTCGGGCCTTGATGCGAGCGGCGCACTGAAGGTCCGTCGCGATGACGGCCGGCAGGGGCTGCTGGTGGCAGGCGAGATCACCGAACTGAGATAGCCGCGCCTTCGCCCTTGCTGTCCAGGACGCTTTCGTACCGAGCAGGAACACCATGCTTCTCGTCATTGATGCTGGCAACACGAATACATGTCTAGGGGTTTTCAAAGAGCGCGAGCTGTTCGCCCAGTGGCGCCTTTCCACCCATCGTGAGCAGACGGCCGACGAATACGGCATCCTCAGCCGGAACCTTCTCACGCTGGGCGGCATCCAGCCTGGCGAGATCAAAGCCGTGATGGTGTCGAGCGTGGTCCCCACGCTCAATCCGGTGATTCAGGAGATGGCTGAGCGGTACTTTCACGTCAAGCCGTATTTTCTGGGCCCAGGGGTACGTACCGGAATGGCCATCCACTATGACAACCCGCTGGAGGTGGGGGCCGACCGCATTGCCAACGCCGTTGCGGCATTTGAAAAATGCGGTGGTCCGTGTATCGTGGTGGATTTCGGCACAGCCATCACTTTCGATGCCGTCTCGGAAAAGGGCGAATATCTGGGCGGGGTGATCGCGCCGGGAATCGGTATTTCAGCCGAAGCACTGTTTGCACGCGCCGCCCGCCTGCCGCGCGTCGAGATTCGCGAGCCCGAACGCGTTATCGGCGCCAACACGGTCTCCAGCATGCAGTCGGGACTCTTCTACGGGTCCGTGGGCCTTGTGGACGGGGTGCTTGACCGCATGTGCGCTGTGATGGGCGCCAAAACGCGCGTGATTGCCACGGGAGGCCAGGCCGAATTGCTGGCTTCTGCCTTGAAACACAAGCCTCCGGTGGACCCGTTCCTGACGCTCGAAGGGCTTCGGATCATCTACGAACGAAATGCTTCATCCGCTCATCGCAAATAACATTGGAAAATTACTTTAACTACTTCACCGAAATTGAAGAGTGCTTCCAGCGGGCGCGCGGCTCCACGACTTTGCTTTCCACGCTGGACTGGGCGCTCATCGAATCATGGAAGGACGCGGACATTCCACTGGAGGCCGTGCTGACCGGGATTGAGCGCACCTTTGAGAAGTATCATAAGCGGCCGAAGCGGTTCCAGAAAGTCAACAGCCTGGCTTACTGCTCGCAGGAAGTTCTGCGCGCCGCCGAACAGGCCGACAGGGCTGGGGTCGGCGCTGCGCAAGCAAAGGCGGGGGGCGACGAGCCGGTCTTCGTAAGGGATGACGTCGCCGCTTTTCTTAGCCGCAACCGGGAGGTCCTTGAGCGTGCGGCGGCATCACAGGAGGCCGGGGGCGAGAGCATTCTGGCCCTGGACTTCCGCGAGGCAGCAAAAACTCTCGGCGAGATTGCATCCAGCGATGCCGATTGGGGGCGCGATCCTGAAAGCCTTGAACGGCAACTGACGGCGCTGGAAGACAAGCTTTCTGCTTCTCTCACGCGCGCCGCGCCGGTCAAATTGCTCACTGCCTTCCGGGCGGAGATGGACCGCGCCATGGCGCCCTATCGCAGGAACCTTGGAAGAGGCGAGACGGAATCTTTGGAGCGACAATTCATCAAGAAGGGTCTTTTTGAACATTACAACCTTCCGCGGCTGAGTTTGTTCTATATGTAAAGCCGGTTGCGATTTGTAGTAACGGCTTGCCCTCAAGTCTTCTGCTAAAGGATCATTCGTGTCATTTGAATTTTCCCCGCAAAAGCTGGTGTATGGCGGCGAGGCCCTTGGCCACGCGGAAGGGCGCACCGTGCTTGTGCCGCGCGCGCTGCCAGGCGAGCGGCTGGAAGTGGAAACCGTGCGCGTCGCCAAAGGCGTTATCCACGCCAGACCCTTGCGCATCCTCGAGAGTGCTGCCGAGCGCGTCAGTCCTCCCTGCCCGTATTTTGGCCGATGCGGCGGGTGTCATTATCAGCATCTTGCGGTTGAACACCAGGTGCGGTGGAAATCGGAGATTGTGCGCGAGACCCTGAAGCGAATCGGAAAAATCACATGGGACGGAGACATCATCGTCCATCAGGCGGGTCCCTGGAATTATCGAAATCAGGCCCAACTGAAGGTGGGCGAAAACGAATCCGGCGAAGTTGAAGTGGGATTTTTCGAGGGCGAGTCGCACCGGCTTGTGCCGATTGACGAATGCCTGATCCTCTCGCCGCGCCTGAACCAGGTGCTGGGCCAGCTTCGCCGGCCGGAGTGGGCTACGAGGCTGCGAGGCTGCCGGGAAGTTGAGCTGCAAGTCAACGATCAGGACAATCATGTCCGCATCACCTTCCACGGAAACCCCGAGGCAGGCGATCATGAATCGCTGGCGAAGGACCTGATCGGGGAATTTGACGGCGTTGTGGCCGTGGCCTTTCTTGACGGGAGAGAGCCGCAAGTGTTCGGGCCATCTGACTTCATTTACCACGTGGGCGAGTTCGGATATCAGGTCAGCGCCGGCGCTTTCTTTCAGCCTTCCAGAAACCTGCTTCCGGAACTGGTGAACGCTGTGACGGATGTGCCTGGCGGAGAACTGGCGATTGATCTTTACGCGGGCGGAGGCTTGTTTACGCTTCCGCTTGCCCGGCGGTTCCGGCAGGTGATCGGCGTGGAGTCGCATCCTGCGGCGGCGAGCGACCTCAAAGCGAATGCGGCAAACTACGGGTTGGAAAACGTTCGCGCGGTGGGGCAGCCGGCGGCAGATTTCCTTCGGCGGTTTGCGCAGACCCGGCCCGGCCTTGTGGTGCTTGACCCGCCCCGCTGCGGCGCCGGAAAATCCACTCTGAAATATCTGGTTGATTTGCAGCCGCAACGTGTTCATTATGTTGCGTGTCATCCGCCCACCTGGGCGCGTGACTTGTCTTGCTTGCTCAGCATGGGTTATCGGCTGGAAGGGGTTGAAATGTTCGACTGCTTCCCGCACACCTATCACATCGAGTGCCTGGCGCGTCTGGTTTGTCAGGACCCTGTGGCCTGATGAAGAGTCCGTTGCTGATCGTGGCGGTTTGCTTTGCGCTCGGCATCCTGGCCGCGCGCGCGCTGGCCCCCGGCTTTGATGACATCTGGCTGCCGCTTGCCGCCGCTTCCGCCTGCCTTCTGATTGGCCTTGTATCTCTTCGCCAGGACTGGATTCCACTCTCCGTCTGCATGGCGCTCGCGGGTTTTGTGCTGGCGGGCATGGCGGCCGGCGCCGCGTTTCAATACCGGTTTTTGCCCAACGACATTCACAACCTCGCCGGCTGGGGCGCGGACCTCAACAAGGAAGTGGAAACGGAGGGCGTGATTGCCAGCAACCCGATTCGCGGCGATAACAGTTACAGGTTTGAGCTGGAATGCCGGAGGGTCGAAATCAGCGGCGAGTGGCGGCGGGTGCGGGGAAAAATCCAGGCCCGGTTGTTCACACCCGCCGATGCGCAAAGCTGGGCGACGGTCGAAGCGATGGATCTGCGATACGGCGACCTGGTCCGGGCGCCCGTCCGGTTTGAAAAGCCCTACGTTTACCGCAACCCCGGGAGCTTTGATTTCCGCTGGTGGCTGGAAGCGGTCGAAGACATTTCATGGGAAGGCAACATCAGGAATCCGCGCGCCGTGCAGAAACTTTCCGCAGCACAGGCGTCTCGTTTTGCCATGCTGGTCGCGAATGTCCGGCGGCGCCTGCTGCGAGGGATTGACCGCCTGTACCCATCGTGGTCGCCTGAGGGGCGCGTGGGCGCGGTGCTGAAAGCTGTACTTCTGGGTGACCGATCATCGCTCGATTCCGATACCGTGGAGAATTTCAGGCAGTCGGGGTTATATCACTTGCTGGTGATTGCCGGACTCCATGTGGGCCTGCTGGCGTCTATCATTCTCTTCTTTCTTTACCGTTTTCGAGTGGGAGAATCCTGGAGGGCGGCATGCCTCCTCATTTTTCTGGGAGGTTATTCACTGCTGGTCGAACAGCGTGCTCCCACGCTGCGTGCAACCTTGATGATCGCGGCTTACGTGCTGGCCCGCTATGTTTATCGTGACCGGTCGGCATTGAACGCGGTCGGACTTGCGGCGTTGGTCTTGCTGTTTCACCGGCCCGCATGGCTTTTTGAGGCAGGATTCGAGCTTTCTTTCTCCGCTGCACTGCTGATTGCCGGGCTGGCGCTTCCCATCCTTCAGCGCACGACGGTCCCTTACCGAAACGCACTGTTTGGGCTGAAAGAATTGGACCGTGACATCAATTTAGCGCCGCGCCATGCTCGGTTTCGGGTGGAGCTTCGCATGATGATCGGCTGGCTCAAAGCGCAATCGTCATGGCTCGAGAGGCATCCGGCGCTTTGCGAGAACGCTGTCACCATGCCGCTCCGGATTGCTCTGTGGGCGGCAGACCTGGTGTTGTTTTCGGCGGTCCTTCAGGTGGGGCTCATGATGCCCATGGCGGAGACTTTCCATCGAATCACCATTGTTGGAATCGGCCTGAACACGATTGCATTTCCGCTGATGACTGTGCTGCTGGCGCTGGCGTTGCCCACGGTGGCGCTTGCCGCGACACTGCCGGCGCTGGCCGTGCTGCCAGGGAAGCTGCTTTTCTGGATCACGAGCGGCCTGCTGGCCCTCACCGAATTTCGCGGCGCACCCCTGTGGATGTCTTACCGGATTCCGGGACCGCCTTTCTGGGTTGTCCTGGGCTTTGCGCTTGCGGCAATCGCCTCCGCACTGACATTGGGCCGACGCCGGCGTCCTTTCTTCGTCTCCGTCTGCCTGTTCATAACCTTTGCCGGGCTGGTGGTTTCGTATCCGTTTGCTTCGAACCTGCCGAAAGATCAGCTTGAGGTGACGGCCCTTGATTGCGGACGAGGTGAAGCGCTTTTCAGCGTGCTTCCTGACGGGACCACGCTCCTGGTAGATGCCGGAGGCCGGGAGCAGTTTGGTTCGGAGGCCGGGCGCTGGAACCCGGGCGAAGAGATTGTTTCTCCCTACCTTTGGTCGCGCGGCATTAAGAAAATCGACATCGCAGTCCTTGGCGAAGGGAGCGATGAAAACATCCAGGCCATGACGGCAATCCTCCACAATTTCAAGGTCCGTGAACTGTGGCGCAGCCCTCGCAATTCTGGTCCGGACACTCGCTCTCTGGTTGACGCCGCGCGTGAACGGGGCGTTCAGATTCGGGACCTGGCGCCGGATACCGGCGAGGACCCCGGCACAACAGCAATTCAGGTCCTATGGCCCCGCGCTGTTTCGGGCAGCTCGCTGTTGCCCTTCCGCGACAGGGCGCCCGTGCTGCGCGTTGCGGGGCCGGCCGGAAGCTTTCTCTTGCAGGGCGCGACGGACGGACGGGTGGGACGGATTCTGGCAGAATCGGTGAACGACCTTTCCAGCGACGTACTGGAATCTTCACGGCCGCTGTCAGAAATCTTCTCTCAAAAGAAATTTGTGGAGCTGGTGAAACCTGCGGTTGTGTTGCAAGCCGGTGGTCGTAATCAGGACCGGCTGGCGAGAGGGGTCTTGCACATTGGCGCTCACGGCTCGGTTGACGTGCCTGTGCTCACAACGGCCAGGGAGGGGGCCATTACAATTGACATGAAGAAGTCAACTCTCACCGTCCGATGCTACGGCACTGCCAGGGAATTCCACTGGCCGCGTCCGAAGGGCCGTGCGGCGGACTTTTCCGGCCTATAATGGTGTTGTGGGGCGCGCTCTTCGAGTGAGGTGATGGTGCCGACCGAGGCGGAAATCCAGGAAGAGGCCAGGAAAGTCCGGCGGCTTCAGTTGGTGATGGACCTGGTGACGAGCACGCTCCAGCAGGAGGACATGCCGGTTGAGCAGGCCTCTGAACTGATTGCCGCCACCCGCCAGTTTGCCCTCAACCTTTTCCCCGACAAGGGCCACACCTTCGATCTTATCTACCGGCCGCGGCTGCAACGCATATTCGCCGAGAAATACAAGGTGGTTTGAGTCATTTTGCGTTTTGGCCGTTCTCAGCTTTGTCGGCAGGGGCGTAGCCGGGAGGCGCTGGTGAAATGGAAGTCAGCGTCCCTGTAATGGCGCCGACTTTGAGCGAAGCCCTGATTCGCAGGGGAAAGTGATACTCGTCGTCACTGAACCAAATCACAATCTTTCCCTTCCTGTTCTCGTAGAGATTTCCGAAAACGGAAGGTTCCACGCGCAAGGCTTCACGGTCCCCCAGAGGAGTCTGGATTTTCTTCCGTCCCGTTACTGCCGCCACCACGACCTTCGTTTTTGAGCCGTCGTTGATAGCCAGTTTGATGTTCTGGCCCACGTGCAGAGGCTGGCTGCGAACATAGTAGAAGGCCGTAATGATGTCCTGGGCGCAGGGCGGAATCTGGTGCTCTTCGTGCTTTTGAGGTCTGTCCCCGCCTCCCGCATCGCGTTCATCCAGAATTGCCAGCCCGCGTTTGCTGTCGAACGTGATCTTGGTAATTTTGTGACGGCTGCCTTCGTTGATCTGTTTGGAGATCTCGATGGAACAGACCGTTTCCGGATTAAACACGGACTGAAATTTGTCCTGGACCTTGTACAGGAGCGAGGCGAATCCCTGCGAATCGGCGGTGGTCGTGACCCTGTAGAAATCGTCGCCGTTTTTTTCGCGGCTGAGAGTGGCCGTGACTTTTCCGGCGGGAAAGACGGACCAGCTTACGTCGAAGGTCAATTTTTCACCGGGGCCGTAAGCCTGGGGCTTTTTTTCGACAGGCTGCGCGCTGCTGTCGAACGCAACCAGGGCGAGGAAGAGAGCAAGCGCAATGCGGGGCTGAAAGCGTGTCATACCGGGGTTAGGGGCCTCATCTCCAAAGGAGCAACCTGCACCCTCTAACGTAACAGCATTTTTGCCGCCAGGAAAATAACTCCGGCCAGATAGCCAAGCGCCGCTTCATACTCACGGTTCCGGCGATAGCGTTTCCATTCGAACTTTGTACGCGAGGGCTTCAAGCGCCTGCGCAAGGGGAAAAATAGCGGAACAGCAGCGGAGTAATTCTCAAATTCCTGGCCAAAGCGCCGGCGCAGATTTCT
It includes:
- a CDS encoding class I SAM-dependent RNA methyltransferase; amino-acid sequence: MSFEFSPQKLVYGGEALGHAEGRTVLVPRALPGERLEVETVRVAKGVIHARPLRILESAAERVSPPCPYFGRCGGCHYQHLAVEHQVRWKSEIVRETLKRIGKITWDGDIIVHQAGPWNYRNQAQLKVGENESGEVEVGFFEGESHRLVPIDECLILSPRLNQVLGQLRRPEWATRLRGCREVELQVNDQDNHVRITFHGNPEAGDHESLAKDLIGEFDGVVAVAFLDGREPQVFGPSDFIYHVGEFGYQVSAGAFFQPSRNLLPELVNAVTDVPGGELAIDLYAGGGLFTLPLARRFRQVIGVESHPAAASDLKANAANYGLENVRAVGQPAADFLRRFAQTRPGLVVLDPPRCGAGKSTLKYLVDLQPQRVHYVACHPPTWARDLSCLLSMGYRLEGVEMFDCFPHTYHIECLARLVCQDPVA
- a CDS encoding type III pantothenate kinase — encoded protein: MLLVIDAGNTNTCLGVFKERELFAQWRLSTHREQTADEYGILSRNLLTLGGIQPGEIKAVMVSSVVPTLNPVIQEMAERYFHVKPYFLGPGVRTGMAIHYDNPLEVGADRIANAVAAFEKCGGPCIVVDFGTAITFDAVSEKGEYLGGVIAPGIGISAEALFARAARLPRVEIREPERVIGANTVSSMQSGLFYGSVGLVDGVLDRMCAVMGAKTRVIATGGQAELLASALKHKPPVDPFLTLEGLRIIYERNASSAHRK
- a CDS encoding ComEC/Rec2 family competence protein, which translates into the protein MKSPLLIVAVCFALGILAARALAPGFDDIWLPLAAASACLLIGLVSLRQDWIPLSVCMALAGFVLAGMAAGAAFQYRFLPNDIHNLAGWGADLNKEVETEGVIASNPIRGDNSYRFELECRRVEISGEWRRVRGKIQARLFTPADAQSWATVEAMDLRYGDLVRAPVRFEKPYVYRNPGSFDFRWWLEAVEDISWEGNIRNPRAVQKLSAAQASRFAMLVANVRRRLLRGIDRLYPSWSPEGRVGAVLKAVLLGDRSSLDSDTVENFRQSGLYHLLVIAGLHVGLLASIILFFLYRFRVGESWRAACLLIFLGGYSLLVEQRAPTLRATLMIAAYVLARYVYRDRSALNAVGLAALVLLFHRPAWLFEAGFELSFSAALLIAGLALPILQRTTVPYRNALFGLKELDRDINLAPRHARFRVELRMMIGWLKAQSSWLERHPALCENAVTMPLRIALWAADLVLFSAVLQVGLMMPMAETFHRITIVGIGLNTIAFPLMTVLLALALPTVALAATLPALAVLPGKLLFWITSGLLALTEFRGAPLWMSYRIPGPPFWVVLGFALAAIASALTLGRRRRPFFVSVCLFITFAGLVVSYPFASNLPKDQLEVTALDCGRGEALFSVLPDGTTLLVDAGGREQFGSEAGRWNPGEEIVSPYLWSRGIKKIDIAVLGEGSDENIQAMTAILHNFKVRELWRSPRNSGPDTRSLVDAARERGVQIRDLAPDTGEDPGTTAIQVLWPRAVSGSSLLPFRDRAPVLRVAGPAGSFLLQGATDGRVGRILAESVNDLSSDVLESSRPLSEIFSQKKFVELVKPAVVLQAGGRNQDRLARGVLHIGAHGSVDVPVLTTAREGAITIDMKKSTLTVRCYGTAREFHWPRPKGRAADFSGL
- a CDS encoding DUF3108 domain-containing protein, producing MTRFQPRIALALFLALVAFDSSAQPVEKKPQAYGPGEKLTFDVSWSVFPAGKVTATLSREKNGDDFYRVTTTADSQGFASLLYKVQDKFQSVFNPETVCSIEISKQINEGSRHKITKITFDSKRGLAILDERDAGGGDRPQKHEEHQIPPCAQDIITAFYYVRSQPLHVGQNIKLAINDGSKTKVVVAAVTGRKKIQTPLGDREALRVEPSVFGNLYENRKGKIVIWFSDDEYHFPLRIRASLKVGAITGTLTSISPAPPGYAPADKAENGQNAK